The Qipengyuania aurantiaca genome contains the following window.
TTCGCCGACGGGCAGCTGCTTTTTTGCGGTGTAGGAGGCGCGCCCGAAATAGGTCAGCGAGACCACGTTCCCGACCGCATCCTGTGCCAGCACGCGGTACGGCGCGCGCGGGCTGCGGCCGCCGCGATGCTCGGTCACGGTCAATTTCAGGACGATCTGCTCGCCCTCGCCCGCCTCGTCGACATTCTCCACCGCGCGCCGCGTCACGAAGCGTTCGGGCAGGTGGTAGGCGAGATCCTTGATCCGCGTGAGGGCCAGCCGGCCCAGCGGCTTCTTCAGCTTCGGGCCCACGCCATCGAGCGTTTCGGTCTCGGCGAACAGCGGATTGAGGACGTCGGGACGCATAGGCGCACCGCTATAGCCGCTTGCACGGCTTTGGCGAGTGCCCTACCCGCCTCCCATGCCCGAAATGCTCACCACCGAAGGCCGTCTTGCCCGCGCAAAATTCCGCAGCTGGCATCGCGGCACGCGCGAAGCCGATTACATGATCGGCGGCTTCTTCGATCGCTACCACGCGGATTGGGGCGCGGAGGAACTCGCCTGGTTCGAAGCGCTGCTGGAAGAAGACGATGTCGACATCATGGCCTGGGCCCTGAAGACCCAGCCAACCCCGCCCCGCTTCCAGGGCGAGCTTATCGAA
Protein-coding sequences here:
- a CDS encoding succinate dehydrogenase assembly factor 2 → MPEMLTTEGRLARAKFRSWHRGTREADYMIGGFFDRYHADWGAEELAWFEALLEEDDVDIMAWALKTQPTPPRFQGELIEKMQLLNYVDIPR